From Rutidosis leptorrhynchoides isolate AG116_Rl617_1_P2 chromosome 3, CSIRO_AGI_Rlap_v1, whole genome shotgun sequence, a single genomic window includes:
- the LOC139901779 gene encoding probable serine/threonine-protein kinase PBL11, with the protein MCTPYSPDPLLTNSASKVLNDIKKSTRIATETTVNNMILDVKEILADFKIINPILKQFKFSGTRNFNQDLLLANSASKVPNDIKRSSRIASETTINNTIVDAEHVPADFKLTDPILKQFKFSDLKISTKNFSQDLLLGKGYFGDAFLGWIDEKSLSHSTCGNGIAVVVKRHCIINSQRYDQCLAEIRLLGQLNHPNIVSLLGYCNNGNENLLVYEYIDNRSLDVFLFADAPNIAEPLSWVSRLKIMIGVARGLAYLHSSKDSVICGGVQSSHILLDQDLNAKLIDFGMEKSRLDTVIANHHLLDPEYMRNVLPEPLIVSNRKAKGHCLKVNICYYTVKSDIYGFGVVLLEMLTALPAIGNNSPDEQHSLVNWASQILSSRINLTETMDPRLKQNYPIDGAFQCSVLALKCVANKAYDRPTIEQVLQSLEYIYMMYVDDGYGIARKNPLDGAD; encoded by the exons aTGTGTACTCCATATTCTCCTGATCCGTTATTAA CTAACAGTGCTTCAAAGGTACTGAATGATATAAAGAAAAGTACTAGAATTGCTACTGAAACGACAGTCAACAATATGATTTTAGATGTCAAAGAAATTCTTGCAGATTTTAAAATTATTAATCCAATCTTGAAACAATTTAAGTTTTCTGGTACACGAAATTTCAATCAGGATTTGCTCTTGG CTAATAGTGCTTCAAAGGTACCAAATGATATAAAGAGAAGTAGTAGAATTGCTTCTGAAACGACAATAAACAATACAATTGTGGATGCCGAACATGTTCCTGCAGATTTTAAACTTACTGATCCAATCTTGAAACAATTTAAGTTTTCGGATTTGAAAATCAGTACAAAAAATTTCAGTCAAGATTTGCTCTTGGGTAAGGGATATTTTGGAGACGCGTTCTTGGGCTGGATCGACGAAAAGTCTCTTTCGCATTCAACTTGTGGTAAcggaattgctgttgttgttaaaaGGCACTGTATAATAAACTCTCAGCGATATGATCAATGTCTG GCAGAAATACGTTTGTTAGGACAGCTAAATCATCCAAATATTGTTAGTCTCTTGGGATACTGCAATAATGGAAATGAGAACTTGCTTGTTTACGAGTACATTGATAACAGAAGTTTGGATGTCTTTTTATTTGCAG ATGCCCCCAATATAGCTGAACCACTTTCATGGGTAAGTCGACTCAAAATAATGATAGGAGTAGCCCGTGGACTCGCATATTTGCATTCTTCAAAAGATTCGGTTATATGCGGTGGTGTACAAAGCTCTCATATATTGTTAGATCAA GATTTAAATGCAAAACTGATTGATTTTGGGATGGAGAAATCTCGTCTTGATACTGTAATTGCTAATCACCACCTTTTAGACCCTGAGTATATGAGAAATG TTTTACCAGAACCATTGATTGTTTCAAATAGAAAAGCAAAAGGCCATTGTTTAAAAGTCAATATAT GTTATTATACTGTGAAAAGTGACATATACGGTTTTGGAGTGGTGCTATTGGAAATGTTAACGGCCCTACCAGCAATAGGTAACAATAGTCCCGACGAGCAGCATAGTTTGGTTAACTGGGCAAGTCAAATTCTATCAAGTAGAATAAATCTAACGGAAACAATGGATCCGCGTCTTAAACAGAACTACCCAATCGACGGTGCATTTCAGTGTAGTGTACTTGCCTTAAAATGTGTTGCAAACAAAGCTTATGATAGGCCTACAATAGAACAAGTGTTGCAGAGTTTGGAATACATATATATGATGTATGTAGATGACGGATACGGGATAGCTCGAAAGAACCCACTAGATGGAGCGGACTAG